The Hevea brasiliensis isolate MT/VB/25A 57/8 chromosome 1, ASM3005281v1, whole genome shotgun sequence genome has a window encoding:
- the LOC110665118 gene encoding probable serine/threonine-protein kinase PBL5 isoform X1: MGCFPCTGKSSKRSERSNNNSIKHNDQTQPTSGSLKVKPLANVKKEETSNDDQLSLDVKNLDLMDEVSNNARNNGKLAQTFTFEELAAATGNFQSDCCLGEGGFGKVYKGYLDKINQVVAIKQLDRNGLQGTREFVIEVLTLSLADHPNLVKLIGYCAEGDQRLLVYEYMSLGSLENHLHDLPHNRQPLDWNTRMKIAAGAAKGLEYLHDKMKPPVIYRDLKCSNILIGEDYHPKLSDFGLAKVGPSGDKTHVSTRVMGTYGYCAPDYAMTGQLTFKSDVYSFGVVLLELITGRKAIDQTRDRNEQNLVAWARPMFKDRRNFSRMVDPLLKGQYPVRGLYQALAISAMCVQEQPNMRPAVSDVVMALNYLASQKYDPQIDPVEGSHRTSSPPGLKKDNDRSVGNISP; this comes from the exons ATGGGGTGTTTTCCCTGCACTGGAAAATCAAGCAAGCGATCAGAGAGAAGCAACAATAATAGCATTAAACACAATGATCAAACACAACCCACTTCAG GATCATTGAAAGTAAAGCCATTAGCAAATGTAAAGAAAGAGGAGACTTCTAATGATGATCAGTTATCTTTGGATGTAAAGAATTTAGATTTAATGGATGAGGTTTCTAACAATGCAAGAAACAATGGGAAGCTTGCCCAAACATTTACCTTTGAGGAGCTTGCTGCCGCAACAGGCAATTTCCAGTCAGATTGTTGCTTGGGTGAAGGAGGTTTCGGCAAAGTTTACAAGGGGTATTTGGATAAAATCAACCAG GTTGTTGCTATTAAGCAACTTGATCGAAATGGCCTTCAAGGGACTAGGGAGTTTGTAATTGAAGTATTGACGTTAAGTCTAGCAGATCATCCCAATCTTGTCAAGTTGATTGGGTATTGTGCTGAGGGAGATCAGAGGCTATTGGTGTATGAGTACATGTCATTAGGATCTCTAGAAAACCATCTGCATG ATCTTCCACATAATAGGCAACCACTTGATTGGAACACAAGAATGAAAATAGCTGCTGGTGCAGCAAAGGGTTTAGAATACTTACATGACAAAATGAAACCTCCTGTTATATATCGTGATCTGAAATGCTCCAATATTTTGATTGGTGAGGACTATCATCCAAAGCTGTCTGATTTTGGCCTGGCCAAAGTGGGACCCAGTGGGGATAAAACTCATGTTTCTACAAGGGTTATGGGCACATATGGGTATTGTGCGCCAGACTATGCAATGACAGGTCAACTGACATTTAAATCAGATGTTTATAGCTTTGGAGTGGTTCTTTTGGAGCTCATCACAGGCAGGAAAGCAATTGATCAAACAAGGGATCGTAATGAGCAGAATCTTGTTGCTTGG GCACGACCTATGTTCAAAGACCGGAGAAACTTTTCACGCATGGTTGACCCTTTACTTAAAGGTCAATATCCTGTGAGAGGATTGTACCAAGCTCTCGCCATTTCTGCAATGTGTGTTCAGGAGCAGCCTAATATGCGGCCTGCTGTGTCTGATGTGGTTATGGCTCTGAATTATCTGGCTTCTCAAAAATATGATCCCCAAATTGATCCAGTCGAAGGCTCCCATCGGACCTCATCACCTCCTGGACTGAAGAAAGATAATGACAGAAGTGTAGGCAATATTTCTCCATAG
- the LOC110665118 gene encoding probable serine/threonine-protein kinase PBL5 isoform X2, whose protein sequence is MDEVSNNARNNGKLAQTFTFEELAAATGNFQSDCCLGEGGFGKVYKGYLDKINQVVAIKQLDRNGLQGTREFVIEVLTLSLADHPNLVKLIGYCAEGDQRLLVYEYMSLGSLENHLHDLPHNRQPLDWNTRMKIAAGAAKGLEYLHDKMKPPVIYRDLKCSNILIGEDYHPKLSDFGLAKVGPSGDKTHVSTRVMGTYGYCAPDYAMTGQLTFKSDVYSFGVVLLELITGRKAIDQTRDRNEQNLVAWARPMFKDRRNFSRMVDPLLKGQYPVRGLYQALAISAMCVQEQPNMRPAVSDVVMALNYLASQKYDPQIDPVEGSHRTSSPPGLKKDNDRSVGNISP, encoded by the exons ATGGATGAGGTTTCTAACAATGCAAGAAACAATGGGAAGCTTGCCCAAACATTTACCTTTGAGGAGCTTGCTGCCGCAACAGGCAATTTCCAGTCAGATTGTTGCTTGGGTGAAGGAGGTTTCGGCAAAGTTTACAAGGGGTATTTGGATAAAATCAACCAG GTTGTTGCTATTAAGCAACTTGATCGAAATGGCCTTCAAGGGACTAGGGAGTTTGTAATTGAAGTATTGACGTTAAGTCTAGCAGATCATCCCAATCTTGTCAAGTTGATTGGGTATTGTGCTGAGGGAGATCAGAGGCTATTGGTGTATGAGTACATGTCATTAGGATCTCTAGAAAACCATCTGCATG ATCTTCCACATAATAGGCAACCACTTGATTGGAACACAAGAATGAAAATAGCTGCTGGTGCAGCAAAGGGTTTAGAATACTTACATGACAAAATGAAACCTCCTGTTATATATCGTGATCTGAAATGCTCCAATATTTTGATTGGTGAGGACTATCATCCAAAGCTGTCTGATTTTGGCCTGGCCAAAGTGGGACCCAGTGGGGATAAAACTCATGTTTCTACAAGGGTTATGGGCACATATGGGTATTGTGCGCCAGACTATGCAATGACAGGTCAACTGACATTTAAATCAGATGTTTATAGCTTTGGAGTGGTTCTTTTGGAGCTCATCACAGGCAGGAAAGCAATTGATCAAACAAGGGATCGTAATGAGCAGAATCTTGTTGCTTGG GCACGACCTATGTTCAAAGACCGGAGAAACTTTTCACGCATGGTTGACCCTTTACTTAAAGGTCAATATCCTGTGAGAGGATTGTACCAAGCTCTCGCCATTTCTGCAATGTGTGTTCAGGAGCAGCCTAATATGCGGCCTGCTGTGTCTGATGTGGTTATGGCTCTGAATTATCTGGCTTCTCAAAAATATGATCCCCAAATTGATCCAGTCGAAGGCTCCCATCGGACCTCATCACCTCCTGGACTGAAGAAAGATAATGACAGAAGTGTAGGCAATATTTCTCCATAG
- the LOC110665119 gene encoding uncharacterized protein LOC110665119, producing MQQRPTSSSRAPEAENCMMKVTQPPQQQAKYSPRSLRVDISGGQLPLYFRSSNPFRRDYKETLRSRLAAEKLVHVIPVIVLLCLFTLWWFSYPVNLVIKDGKIVATHRFGMPQPFNNNHVELAILVSTISPVTSVPQNFTVSNETEAHPVSKTD from the exons ATGCAGCAGAGGCCAACAAGCTCATCTCGAGCACCTGAAGCAGAGAACTGTATGATGAAGGTGACACAACCACCACAGCAACAAGCCAAATATTCTCCAAGAAGCCTAAGGGTGGACATCTCCGGCGGCCAACTTCCTCTCTACTTCCGTTCTTCTAATCCTTTCAGAAGGGATTACAAGGAGACTTTGCGCTCAAGATTAGCCGCTGAGAAGTTGGTCCATGTTATCCCTGTCATTGTTTTGCTCTGCCTCTTCACTCTCTGGTGGTTCTCTTACCCAG TTAACCTGGTGATCAAGGATGGCAAGATCGTGGCAACACATCGTTTTGGCATGCCACAGCCTTTCAATAATAATCATGTTGAACTCGCCATTTTGGTGTCTACAATATCCCCAGTCACATCAGTTCCTCAGAATTTCACAGTAAGCAATGAAACTGAAGCTCATCCAGTAAGTAAAACTGATTGA
- the LOC110665117 gene encoding uncharacterized protein LOC110665117 yields MFSTQQRLLLTGIRKTLFWFFVILAMLYVVYSSHLLLNNDRQCITKEENLKLLNNMSTSTHLNDEQANNSLEPILLPQKAQTYDTELKHIVFGIAASANLWEKRKEYVKTWWRPKETRGIVWMDRRVRTRRNEGLPEIRVSADTSKFKYTNRQGHRSAIRISRVVSEALRLGLKDVRWFVMGDDDTVFVVDNVVRILSKYDHRQFYYVGSSSESHLQNIYFSYSMAYGGGGFAISYPLAQELAKMQDKCIQRYPGLYGSDDRIQACMAELGVPLTKEPGFHQYDVYGDLLGLLGAHPVTPLASLHHLDVVEPIFPGMTRAKAVQHLFKSIRLDSGSIMQQSICYDSKRYWSISVSWGFVVQIWRGVISPRELEMPTRTFLNWYRKADYTAYAFNTRPVTKHPCLKPFIFYMSTSKYDRPKKQTVGVYYRHKSHSPFCRWRMESPEKISSVVVLKRPDSLRWQQSTRRDCCRVLPTNRSSTLYLWVGNCRRGEISELQQQ; encoded by the exons ATGTTTTCTACCCAGCAAAGATTGCTACTTACAGGCATTAGAAAGACTCTCTTTTGGTTCTTTGTGATTCTGGCAATGCTTTATGTTGTCTACTCTTCTCATCTTCTCTTGAACAATGATCGCCAATGCATTACAAAGGAAGAAAATCTTAAATTACTCAACAACATGTCAACATCAACCCACCTCAATGATGAACAAGCAAATAACTCTTTAGAACCTATTCTACTTCCTCAGAAGGCACAGACTTACGATACAGAGCTGAAGCACATTGTTTTTGGCATAGCAGCTTCTGCAAATCTGTGGGAGAAGAGAAAGGAGTATGTGAAAACATGGTGGAGGCCTAAAGAGACTAGAGGGATTGTTTGGATGGATAGAAGGGTAAGGACTAGAAGAAATGAAGGCTTGCCTGAGATAAGAGTCTCTGCAGACACCTCAAAGTTTAAGTACACCAATAGGCAAGGGCATAGATctgcaataaggatttcaagggTGGTTTCAGAGGCCTTGAGGCTTGGTTTGAAGGACGTCAGATGGTTTGTTATGGGAGATGATGATACTGTGTTCGTTGTTGATAATGTGGTAAGGATCCTGTCAAAATATGATCACAGGCAATTTTATTATGTTGGTAGCTCCTCGGAGAGTCACCTTCAGAATatatatttctcttattctaTGGCTTATGGAGGTGGTGGATTCGCTATAAGCTATCCACTGGCACAAGAATTGGCTAAGATGCAAGACAAGTGTATCCAGAGATATCCTGGATTGTATGGCAGCGATGATAGAATTCAGGCTTGCATGGCTGAGCTTGGGGTGCCACTCACCAAGGAACCAGGGTTTCATCAG TATGATGTATATGGGGACCTTTTAGGCCTTCTGGGAGCCCATCCTGTGACTCCGTTGGCATCACTACATCACCTTGATGTAGTGGAGCCAATATTCCCTGGCATGACAAGAGCTAAAGCTGTCCAACACCTATTCAAATCCATCAGGCTTGATTCAGGTAGCATAATGCAGCAATCTATCTGCTATGACAGCAAAAGGTATTGGTCTATCTCCGTCTCATGGGGCTTTGTTGTTCAAATATGGAGGGGAGTGATCTCTCCTAGAGAACTTGAGATGCCCACTAGAACCTTTCTGAATTGGTATCGAAAAGCTGATTATACTGCATATGCATTCAACACAAGGCCTGTGACGAAGCACCCATGTCTCAAACCCTTTATCTTTTACATGAGCACTTCTAAATATGATCGACCTAAGAAGCAAACAGTTGGGGTTTACTATCGCCATAAATCTCACTCTCCTTTTTGCCGGTGGAGAATGGAATCCCCAGAAAAAATTTCTTCTGTTGTAGTATTGAAGAGGCCAGATAGTCTTCGTTGGCAGCAG TCAACAAGAAGGGATTGTTGCAGAGTTCTGCCAACAAATAGATCTTCAACTTTGTACTTGTGGGTAGGCAATTGCCGAAGGGGTGAGATTAGTGAATTGCAGCAGCAATAA